Proteins encoded by one window of Myxococcales bacterium:
- a CDS encoding DEAD/DEAH box helicase family protein codes for MLIVAHRRELIHQAYAKLLGYGLDEADVGVVMAADPRRRPAAGIQVASVDTLRYRARPKADLVIIDECHRATAKSYRELTDAYPAAVHSASRRRRLGCTR; via the coding sequence GTGCTCATCGTCGCGCACCGGCGCGAGCTCATTCACCAGGCGTACGCGAAGCTCCTCGGCTATGGGCTCGACGAGGCCGACGTCGGCGTCGTGATGGCGGCGGACCCGCGACGTCGCCCGGCGGCCGGTATCCAGGTCGCGAGCGTCGACACGCTTCGGTACCGCGCTCGTCCCAAGGCGGACCTCGTCATCATCGACGAGTGCCACCGGGCGACCGCCAAGTCGTACCGAGAGCTCACCGACGCGTACCCGGCGGCCGTGCACTCGGCTTCACGGCGACGCCGCCTCGGCTGCACGAGGTAG
- a CDS encoding DUF488 domain-containing protein, producing the protein MESDDLRRATTNGVIPARACPARSGGLVTLQTDLPRERAKHVLFDRQRQMLALLAALRGAGNLDFQKLLFLYCQESGVTPPYEFVPYKFGAFSFTSYADRRKLIERGFLADDEQHWALTDAGRKALGRAETGRLARFTRGLRGTRGDALVAETYRRFPYYATRSEIAERVLRGDSAALARIEAARPAVKAAAVSTIGYEGRTLESYLNELLRSGVTLLCDVRRNPISRKYGFSKGTLGKGCEGVGIRYEHVPELGIASEQRQSLETQADYDALFAEYERDSLPLQGPALAKIRAGVRSGERGALTCYERVPSQCRRHCVAEALEREYGKGLRRQASVRGNGDEQRGAF; encoded by the coding sequence ATGGAAAGCGATGATCTTCGACGCGCCACAACCAATGGAGTCATTCCGGCACGGGCGTGTCCCGCCCGCAGCGGTGGGCTCGTGACGCTGCAGACCGACCTGCCGCGCGAGAGGGCCAAGCACGTGCTGTTCGATCGACAGCGGCAGATGCTGGCACTGCTCGCCGCGCTCCGGGGCGCGGGGAATCTCGACTTTCAGAAGCTGCTCTTCCTCTACTGCCAAGAGTCGGGTGTCACGCCGCCCTACGAGTTCGTGCCGTACAAGTTCGGAGCGTTCTCGTTCACCTCCTATGCCGACCGACGCAAGCTCATCGAGCGCGGCTTCCTTGCCGACGATGAGCAGCACTGGGCGCTCACGGACGCGGGACGAAAAGCGCTTGGTCGGGCGGAAACTGGACGGCTCGCCAGGTTCACGCGCGGGCTTCGTGGTACCCGCGGGGACGCGCTTGTCGCCGAGACGTATCGCCGCTTTCCCTACTACGCGACGCGGAGCGAGATCGCTGAGCGAGTGCTTCGTGGCGATAGCGCAGCGCTCGCACGGATCGAGGCGGCACGGCCCGCCGTGAAGGCTGCCGCCGTTTCCACGATCGGCTACGAGGGGCGGACGCTCGAGAGCTACTTGAACGAGCTCCTTCGCTCGGGAGTGACGTTGCTCTGCGACGTTCGTCGGAATCCGATCAGCCGCAAGTATGGGTTCTCGAAAGGCACGCTCGGGAAAGGCTGCGAGGGCGTTGGCATTCGGTACGAGCACGTTCCCGAGCTTGGGATCGCATCCGAACAGCGCCAGAGTCTCGAAACGCAGGCCGACTACGACGCCCTCTTCGCCGAGTACGAACGAGACAGCCTCCCACTGCAGGGGCCGGCTCTCGCGAAGATTCGGGCGGGGGTTCGATCCGGCGAGCGGGGGGCGTTGACCTGCTACGAGCGCGTGCCGAGCCAGTGCCGCCGGCACTGCGTGGCCGAGGCGCTCGAGCGCGAGTACGGAAAGGGGCTTCGTCGCCAAGCATCTGTGAGGGGGAACGGGGATGAGCAAAGAGGCGCGTTCTGA